The genomic DNA TCGGGGGTGGCGGGCGGCTCGCTGCTGCTGATTCCGCTGGCCTGCTCGCTGTTCGGGATTTCCGAGGACGTTGCCCTGCAGGTGGTGGGCGTGGGCTTTATCATCGGCGTGATTCAGGATTCGGCCGAAACGGCCCTGAATTCCAGCACCGATGTGCTGTTCACCGCCACCGCCGATTTCGCGGCCCGCCGCGCGGGGGGGCAGGAAACCTAAACCGTTCGTCACCTTCCTGTGGCCCGCTGCGCGCGGGCCTTTTTTATGCTGCGGGAAGTGGACGAGACTTTTGACGACTTTCTGAGGGCCCTGACTGGCCTGCCGGCCGGCACCCCGGCGGTGGTGGCGACCCTGGTGGGCGCCGGCGAGAGCCGCAAGCCGCTGGGCCGCCGCGCCATTTTCCTGCCCGGCAGCGAGCCGCTGGGGTCGGTTACGCTGGGCGGCTGCGCGGAAGGCGCACTGCGCCGGGCTGCCGACGAGGTGCGGGCCAGCGGCCAGCCCCGGCTGCTGGACGTGAACCTGGGCAGCGAGGAAGCTTACGAGTTCGGCATGACCTGCGCCGGGCAGGTCACGGTGCAGCTGGTGCCCACGCCCCCGGATTCGCGGTTGTGGACGGCCGCAGCGGCAGCCCGCGCCCGCGGCGAGGTGCTGCGGCTGGTCACGCCGCTGGGCGCAGGAGGGACGCCTCTGTTGCTGACCCAGGCCGGTGAAGTGGTTACCGATGGCACCGCCGGCAGCGAGCCGGATCCGGCCCTGGCCGCGCAGGCGGCGGCGTTGCCGCTGGACGCGGAAGTGCTGGAGCGCAGCGGCAGCGCCTTTCTGGAAACCCGGCTGCCCCCGGCCGAACTGGTCATCGTGGGCGCCGGCCCGATTGCGGCGCCGCTGTCGCGAATGGCCCGCACCGCCGGGCTGCGTGTCACCGTCTGCGATGACCGGCCCGGCCGCCTGAACCCGCAGCGCCTGCCCGACGCCCACGCGTTGCTGCTCAGCCGCCCCGACCAGGACCTGCAGCTGCCGCCGCTGTCGGCCCGCAGCAGCCTGGTCATCATCTCGCACGACTACGGCCACGAGGTGCCGGTGCTGCGGCAGGTGCTGGGCAGCGACGTGCCTTATGTGGCGATGGTCGCGAGCCGCCGCCGTGGCCGGGCGGTGCTGGAGTTCCTGGCCGAAACCGGCGTGGAGCGGCAGCTGCTGGAGCGTGTCCGTTCGCTGGCAGGGCTGGACCTCAACATCGAAACCCCGGCCGGCATTGCCCTGAGCATTCTGGCCGAGCTGACCGCCGTGATGTACGGCGGTAGCGGACAGTCCTTATCTCAAAAACGCGCCGAGTAACGGCTCTCGGCCCGCCGCCAGGGATCAGCGCCAGGGTTCGATGATGACCTTGCCGGTGGTGCGCCGGCCCAGCAGGTCCTCGAACGCCTGGGCGGTTTCGCTCAGCGGGTAGCTGGGGCCCGGCTGCGGCACGATCTGGCCTTTTTCCAGCAGCGCCGCGAACTCGGCGGCTGCCTGGGCCTGTGCCTGGGGATCACGCAGCAGGCTGTTGAGCCACAGCCCGGTCATGGTGAGGTTGCGTTTCATCAGGTGGGTTGGGTTGAGACTGACTTCCTCGCGGCTGGCGTTGCCGATCAGGATGATGCGGCCCCGGCTGGCCGCCATCGCCACGCTCTCGTTGATGCGCCGGCCGCCCACGATTTCCAGAATCAGCGGCACACCTTTGCCGCCGGCCGCCTGACGCACTTTTTCCACCCGCTCGGGGTCGTCTTGCAGCAGGGTCACGTCGGCGCCCAGCCCGCGGGCCAGTTCCAGTTTCTCTTCGGTGCTGGCCATGGCAATCACCCGCATATCCAGCGCCTTCGCCATCTGGATACTGGCCTGCCCCAGTGCGCCGGCGGCCGCCTGCACCAGCACCCACTGGCCCGCTTCGCCGTAGCCTAGGGTACGCAGCGCGTGAAAAGCGGTCATGTACGACACCGCAAAGGCGGCCGCCTGCGCCGGGGTGTAGGTCTGCGGCACCGGCACCAGGGCGCTGACCGGCACGCTGGCGTAGCCGGCCAGCCCTCCGTGCCCAGCCAGGCAGGCCACCAGTTGGCCTTCCTGCACGCCGCTTACACCTTCACCCAGCGAGACGACCCGCCCGGCAAATTCCATGCCCGGCACGTAAGGATAGTGGGTGCGGGTCAGGTACTCGTTCATGGCGGCCAGGGCGTCGGCGTAGTTGATACCCACCGCTTCCACCTTCAGCAGCACCTCGCCGGCGGCCGGCTGCGGTACGGGCACTTCCTGGAATTCCAGGGCTTCGGCAGGGCGCCCTTCGTGGACGGCAACGACAGTGCGCATGGTTTCTGTTTCAGACATTCGCCCAGACTAGCGCGGAACAATTTTCCTTGCCTGAGACAGCGCTTCGGGCGTGTCTACGTCCAGCAGCTCGGCGGCGGGTCGCTGCAGCTCGGCTGTCTGTGCCCGGTACTGCCGCAGCAGCTGACGCGGGCCGTGGTCGGTGGGGTCCAGCGCCAGCAACTCGGGGAACAGTGCCCGGCGCAGCAGCAGCGGCGGCGCGGCCACCTCGCCGTACACGCACTGCACGGCGGCCACCTGTTCGGGCGTTGCATTGGCAGCCACCTCGCGCAGCTGCCGGTGGGTGTCCAGGCTCACCAGCGGCATGTCGGCCAGGGCGAAGACGGCCCCGCCTATCTCGGCCGGCAGCGCCTGTACTGCTGCCTGAAACGAGGAGAGCAGCCCCCGCCCCGGCTGCGGGTTGATGACGCACTCGAACCCCAGCCCGTCCAGCGCCGCCGCAACCTCGGCGCCCAGCTCGCCAGGCGGCACCACCGCCAGCCGCAGCGCGTCGTCAGCGCCAGCCAGGGCCGCGCCGGCGTGGCGGCACAGCGGCTGCCCGGTCAGCGGCACCAGTACTTTGGGCACCAGCACTTTGGGCGGCAGGGCTTTGGGGGCCCCGGCGGGCTCGCCAGAAAAAAGGGAGCCGGACGCCTGACGCATCCGCTCCCCTTTGCCGGCGGCCAGCAGAATACCGGCCAGCCGCATCTAGCGGCCCTGCTCGGCCCAGCCGGCCAGCACCTTGTCCACCGTCAGCGGGTACTCGCGGATGCGGACCCCGCTGGCGTTGTACACCGCGTTGGCGACCGCCGCGCCCACGCCGCAGATGCCCAGCTCGCCTAAGCCCTTGCCCTTGATAGGCGAGGCCTTATCATCCAGCTCTTCCGGGAAAATAACGTCCAGGTCGGGAATATCGGCGTGGACCGGCACGTGGTATTCGGCCAGGTCGTGGTTGACGAACAGGCCCAGGTTCTCGTCCACCTGCAGTTCCTCCATCAGTGCGGCGCCCACGCCCATGGTCATACCGCCCAGGCACTGGCTGCGCGCCGTCACCGGGTTGAAGATCCGGCCGGCCGCCGCCACGCTGGTCAGGCGCCGCACCCGGATTTCGCCGGTCACGCTGTGAACCGCCACCTCGCAGAAGTGCGCCCCGAAGCTGGCTTGGGCGTATTTTTCGCTCAGGTCGCCAAAAGTAGCGTTGACGGTGGCCTCAATCGGCTCGGGGGCCTTGGCGGCCACCACACCCAGCAGAGTGCATTTGTCGCCTTCCCAGACCTCGCCGTCCTTGAACACGGCCTGCTTGGGGTCATACCCGGCTGCCTTGGCGATCTTGTTGCGCAGCTCGTCGGCTGCGTAGTACACGCCGGTGGCCGAGCTGTTGGCGCCCCAGGAACCGCCCGAGCCGCTCGACTTGGGAAAGTCGGAATCGCCCAGTTTGACGGTCACGTCGTCCAGCTCCACGCCCAACATCTCGGCGGCGGTCTGGCCCAAAATGGTGTAGGAGCCGGTGCCGATATCGGTCATCTGGGTTTCGACGGTGATCTTGCCGCCCCTATCCAGCCGGGCCGTGGCGCCGCTGGGCTTTTGCTGGTTGCCGCGAAAAGCGCTGGCCACCCCCAGCCCGATCAGCCATTCGCCGTCACGGACCTGCCCCGGCTGCGCCACTCGCTGGTCCCAACCGAACGCTTCGGCGCCTCGCCGCAGGCTGTCCACCAGTTTGCGGCTGGAAAAGGGCCGCTGGGGGCCTTTTTCCGGGTCGTAGCCGATGTCGTTGATTACGCGCAGCTCGATGGGGTCCATCTCCAACTTCTCGGCCAGCTCGTCCATGGCGCATTCCAGCGCCAGCATGCCCACCGCTTCGCCGGGCGCGCGCATAGAGCCACCCGGCGGCAGGTGCAGTTCGCTGAGGCGCTGGCGCACCAGCCGGTTCTCGCCGGCGTAGAGCAGCTCGCTCTGGTGACTGGCGGTCTCGGCGCTGCCCCCCGGCAGATTTCCGGAGTAGGAATCATGGCGCAGAGCGTGAATGCGGCCTTCCTGATCGGCCCCGAAGCGCAAGGCGCTGAATGGTGGCGGGGCGATGGCTGGTGTGGTTGAAAATCTGCGGGCGGGTCAGGGCGCACTTGACCGGGCGGCCCAGCATCCGGGCGGCCACCGCGCTCAGCACGGCGTCTCCATA from Deinococcus sp. Marseille-Q6407 includes the following:
- a CDS encoding XdhC family protein; this encodes MDETFDDFLRALTGLPAGTPAVVATLVGAGESRKPLGRRAIFLPGSEPLGSVTLGGCAEGALRRAADEVRASGQPRLLDVNLGSEEAYEFGMTCAGQVTVQLVPTPPDSRLWTAAAAARARGEVLRLVTPLGAGGTPLLLTQAGEVVTDGTAGSEPDPALAAQAAALPLDAEVLERSGSAFLETRLPPAELVIVGAGPIAAPLSRMARTAGLRVTVCDDRPGRLNPQRLPDAHALLLSRPDQDLQLPPLSARSSLVIISHDYGHEVPVLRQVLGSDVPYVAMVASRRRGRAVLEFLAETGVERQLLERVRSLAGLDLNIETPAGIALSILAELTAVMYGGSGQSLSQKRAE
- a CDS encoding NADPH:quinone oxidoreductase family protein codes for the protein MSETETMRTVVAVHEGRPAEALEFQEVPVPQPAAGEVLLKVEAVGINYADALAAMNEYLTRTHYPYVPGMEFAGRVVSLGEGVSGVQEGQLVACLAGHGGLAGYASVPVSALVPVPQTYTPAQAAAFAVSYMTAFHALRTLGYGEAGQWVLVQAAAGALGQASIQMAKALDMRVIAMASTEEKLELARGLGADVTLLQDDPERVEKVRQAAGGKGVPLILEIVGGRRINESVAMAASRGRIILIGNASREEVSLNPTHLMKRNLTMTGLWLNSLLRDPQAQAQAAAEFAALLEKGQIVPQPGPSYPLSETAQAFEDLLGRRTTGKVIIEPWR
- a CDS encoding NTP transferase domain-containing protein, giving the protein MRLAGILLAAGKGERMRQASGSLFSGEPAGAPKALPPKVLVPKVLVPLTGQPLCRHAGAALAGADDALRLAVVPPGELGAEVAAALDGLGFECVINPQPGRGLLSSFQAAVQALPAEIGGAVFALADMPLVSLDTHRQLREVAANATPEQVAAVQCVYGEVAAPPLLLRRALFPELLALDPTDHGPRQLLRQYRAQTAELQRPAAELLDVDTPEALSQARKIVPR
- a CDS encoding xanthine dehydrogenase family protein molybdopterin-binding subunit; protein product: MRFGADQEGRIHALRHDSYSGNLPGGSAETASHQSELLYAGENRLVRQRLSELHLPPGGSMRAPGEAVGMLALECAMDELAEKLEMDPIELRVINDIGYDPEKGPQRPFSSRKLVDSLRRGAEAFGWDQRVAQPGQVRDGEWLIGLGVASAFRGNQQKPSGATARLDRGGKITVETQMTDIGTGSYTILGQTAAEMLGVELDDVTVKLGDSDFPKSSGSGGSWGANSSATGVYYAADELRNKIAKAAGYDPKQAVFKDGEVWEGDKCTLLGVVAAKAPEPIEATVNATFGDLSEKYAQASFGAHFCEVAVHSVTGEIRVRRLTSVAAAGRIFNPVTARSQCLGGMTMGVGAALMEELQVDENLGLFVNHDLAEYHVPVHADIPDLDVIFPEELDDKASPIKGKGLGELGICGVGAAVANAVYNASGVRIREYPLTVDKVLAGWAEQGR